In Stigmatopora nigra isolate UIUO_SnigA chromosome 5, RoL_Snig_1.1, whole genome shotgun sequence, the genomic window TCAAAACAGCTCGCtgaaaaacattcttttgtCCGATGTTATCGAACTGTGTTACTTAGAGTTCATTTCAATCTTACATTCATGTCTACACTATTGtctgtttaataataatatgggTTATATTGGTAATAGAATGTCTGGAAAAGGCCATTTGTGGTACTTTTTATTAAGAGGATCTGATATTTAAGGCTGCAAATGATGTTGAAAAGATTTCTTAAAATGTTTTCCTGATGAAATTATAATAACTGTATTATGACTACCCCAAAATTAGATTTATTTCCATTGTATAGTACTCTGAATTCTTAATTTTAACACGCATTGCATGACATGAAactttcaaatgtatttaaacttgaaatccattttttcaaaagcatttttaaacaCTGCTTCCAGTGTAATACTATATCTTATTACACTGTcagatataaatttaaaaaaaaaaaaacacccgcacTAGACAATCCTGTTAAACATGCATATGTCACCTTAgttgacaaaatcttccatcacatagctcctcctccactgcaagatttcttacaaaaaaaattccaacatatCACCAAGAgctggctccagaggtgactgtgtagttcccttcaaaaaaagaGTGCATCCAACATATACCTGGAACTCTACCAATTACCATATGTCAACCTGGCTTTTAAACGAACAAAATTGCTATTACATCGACTTAATTCTCACATATTCTCTCACATAGTAGTTAGATTTGTTGAAGTCCACCAAGAACTACTACTTATTGTTCCTCATGTCTTCTGTTCTAGGGCTTTGTGTATTGGAGTGACCAAGATACAAACTCCGTCTGCAGAGCCAACAAGCACAGCGGCAGTGATTTCCAACTACTTTTAACCAATGTCTACTCGCCAGCCGGCATCGCCATCATTCAACCTGTTCTCCAACCTAACCGTATGAGCATTTTTAGACAAGTTACTCTACTCAAGGCCATGAAGTTGGCCTTACTGCTAAACTTTCTGCGGGTCCAACTTGTCCATAGGTAGCGCGGCGTGTGGCAAGCCCGGGAAAGTGTGCGAGCACGAGTGTGTTGTTGGTTTCCTTCCAGAGACTGTCAGTTTCCATTGTTCTGGAAATGGGGATAATCCATCCCGAGGCATTCCTGCTATTTCTCGCACTATTCCTGCTTCCCTTTTATCTGATCATGAAATTATTGGAATCCTCTCTGTTATTGGTAAGTAtggcttcttttatttttttttgtccattttgtgcCTACGTTTATTTGCAAGAAGGGGTTTTCAATGCATTTTAACTCATGTACTGCCATTGCAAAAGGAgacttttaatttaatatttatttcatcaTAGAACAGTTTATTTATAGTTTGGATTGATTAAATTCAATAAGGCTCTCTGTTGCTTCATTTGACATGAAAGTAGATTTTCCTCTTcgtaaatcaataaatgtaattttttaataaaaaatttctgtttttagttcaaaaatcattttgtaaaatctaaaaatatattttaaaaaagctaaaataaacattgtattagatctataaaaaaaactaatattcagggattttaatgcagttcttttaatctatttattaaaaaaacgccatgaaaagaaatgttcattattatcatcgttactgaaagaaaaaaaaactctggagCAGTGTCCAATGATTTTCAAATTTCAAGCAAGATTTAACATTTTACTatgattgtttgatttttaaggcaTCATTTCTATGCAATTTATCTCACAGCCCTGCTTTTCTATCGACTCTCTAACATCCCTAAAATAGTGGCCCATTATTTGAAGCTAAATCCGCTGTTATCTTTGTGTGACTGATCTTCTAAAGGAGCTGTGGAAACACTGATACCACGGTAGCGATTCCCAAAACATTTACAGTGTGGAAAACATGGCGCATTCACGTTGCTGTCGTACAACTGATTAAGCAGACTACTAAAGGCTAACTATAGGAAAGGAAACATGGCCTTGCTGGCTGGCTGTTGCTATCGTCGTCTAATTTATATCTCTATTGATAGCTTTTTGAATAGATTTGTTTTTACCCATTAAGACTctaactcgggttggttcgcgggccgcattaacctCAACTCGATTCCATGTGGGCCGcaccattttggatataatatttagattttattttttaaattaaaatacctGGATagaaatccctaaatattcaggtttttttaatatatctaaaacaatgtttctttgagctttttttcttagtctgGGAAATAgtcttttaattatttgtttttcatttcagaaggaaacatttttttaattatgttcaatattaaagtggaaaacaaaaaacatttatatatatatatatatatatatatatatatatatatatatatatatatatatatatatatatatatatatatatatatatatatatatatatatatatatatatatatatatatatatatgcatatgtgtttttttttgattttacaaaatgctttttgtactaaaaactaaaaaaaatggattaaaaattgcaattattgatttaaaaaggggaaaatcaggtaatataatatacatctctaatcttcatttgaatttgatccttaaacagaaaatcgccactcatgatttactttctcgggccacacaaaatcatccggcgggccagttttggccccctggtcgccactttgacaccttaaGTGATCATAATGTTTTGGCATGTCATATACATTGTTCTACTAGTACACTTAGTAGTAACACATTTGCCTGTGTTTGTTTTAGTGTTTCTCAGCGTGCTGCTGGTGGGGACGCTTCTGTGGTGGTGGAGAAATGAGTTCTGGCCCACAAGGAACCTGACAGAGCAAAGTTTTTGCCTCAAAGAGTCCCAGGATCCCCTCCTTCAGCGTCCACATGCCTCCTGTCTGAGCAAGGCAAGGCAGcacaacacacaaatacacagttATGTACGGCAAGGAGACAGCGTTAGTTCTATTTCGCATAAGCTCACTAGATGTTTGGAAGTGCATCACTAAAGTGTTGCTTGACACCATGTGACTAAAATGGTATCTTGATTCATAGCCTCAAGGAGTAAATGTCTTTTTCATAAAATGTTGGTGACATCAGGTTTTTTTAGGGTGAAATATCACAGATCAACTATGATATTTGGGGTTTTGGAGAAAGATTGCAGAGTGTCAGACTTTGttcttaaataaatatgtacaatCGTATCATATTGCCCTTTGTTAGCTCCACTATTGTTTTCTTGAGCAGGTGTTTCCTGGAAgtgttgtggatttttttttcatctgtatTGTAGAGTGGGATCTTGGACTTTAATGACCTAAAACTGGGAATGGTAACAGAACACTCCAATGAATTGATATTGAGTGCCAACATAGTTCTCAGTATTCTGCTATGCAATTAGACACTAATTGTGAAGACCACCAAATCAATTGCCATATCATAAAATGCATATTTCTCTGGTTGTAAACCAAAACTCTGCAATATTCTCTTTGGAGCTATAATCCTTGATgcaattcctttttatttattaatggaTCATTTGGCTTTCAATAGTTGGAAACCCAAAAACAAGCTGAGGTCATTGAGAGTGCCTGGAATGGATTCTTTTGTAAATTCAAGGTTCCAATGCATAGCTATTGTGTTGACCCAAGGACATGTCCAGCGTTTTATACTAAGGAGTTTCCTATGAACGCAATTGGATTCCTCCATCCCAATCTTAATGTGGCTTAATGTGGTTCACTGTGTCAACTAAGCCTTGCACTCTCATCCGCCAGGAAACTCTTAAGCTGGACTTGGAGAGTGACTGACGATGGCTTggtcttctttcttttcttgagCTGTTGTGACTACCAAGGGATTACTCGTCTGTGGCCCAGTTATCACCGGGGGGCTCCCATTTGGAAATATCCATCTGAGGTTTGACAAGCTACAAGGTCATTCGCACTATTACTGTTGCCAATTTTCACTCCTTCTGTTTGGAATGGTCAAGTTTGATCACTCCTAAAATGGTTGCCTATTGTGTCCATGTACTTttgaatagtagtagtaattacCTCAAAACCTTCCAAAGGGGTTTAAACTGCATCCATTGAAGAACTGACAATCAGCTTGTGTTGGTTTGATACTTGAAAAAGTTCAGTTCTGAATCCAGGAACTCAAGTTCTCCATGTTGAGGATGACCTCTTTTcaacttttgttttcattcgCTCCACCATTATTTTTGGGAAATGATACTTTTATGAACAATTACGCAAGCTGCCTTAAATCTTGAGCCCAGACATTCTTAATTCAAATATTCTTTTGATTCCTAAAGTAGGATGAGCTGTCATCAGTATGTCTTCCAGAAGGTACTCAAACACATCCTTTTTTCTAGTTTTCAGTTTCTTCAATGTTGGGTTCTTTCATTTGTGGAAATTCTTGCTTTGTTTCCCAGTatcagcttgttttttttttcctttaaactCCTCGTTAGGTTGCCTTGAGTTTAAATGACAGCCCGAATATTTAAATAGGTCTGGTACAAACTGCtgtgttttgttatttattgcaGAGATTCTTTTAGTGATAGCATCTTTGTCTTGCACTATGAAAGAAGTAGGCTGTAAAGAATGAATCTATTAAAGTTTTTTGGCTTTAAGTATTCATTTCACTTTCCTgccttgaattaaaaaaaaatagttaattttACATCCTGTTCACCGTAAGAACATAGCCTGTTTCTGATCTTAATCTAACTCTCATTTTATCCACCCAATCTCTAgagacttcatttttttggacatgtaCAACATGTTTTTGCCTCTGATGGGTACCACTGTATCTTGATGAGTGCATCAGAGTTAAGGTTACATACATTCCCCCTTTATTTCAATCCTCAACAAGGCTTCAATGTGTGGTTGTACAGTTTAGCTGTGCATTGCAGATCAATACTAAATGCCACAATCTACGTCAGAATAACACATTTTGGGCTAAAAGGTTGTTTCTCTGATTTCAGCCTGATCCTGTGAGGTTGTATCCACATAATGCGCGTCTCAGGCATTGGATAGGCAtgtatttcatttaaatatccTCAAGAATAACCAACTTGCCCCATTTTgtccattaaaacctcaaatTAGGTTTTGCCTGACAACCAGGATTGTTGTTTTGAGTGTAATTACCTGAACAAAATGTAATTGAGTGAAGTTAAagttatttttggactatatcAATTCTTTACccaatttttttggtattttttactGAAATGACCACAGAAGAGTTTCAATTGTTGGGGTGGATGGATAGATGTGTTTTCCTTGGGTGACCTATTCATGTGATTGTATGTTTCACTTCTTGTCCCTTTTGACTCCTTCCCTATTGTGACACAGGTGTTTGGGATTGTCATCAGCCTCTCTCTGTGTATGTAAACCCCGTGTTTTTGTACATCCTGGTAGGAGTATTGTTTCCTGGTAAGTGTTGTTTGCCTGTGTGTCTCCCCTGTTAggtttatatttttgttaattttgtcccgttaaaattatttttatggttGTTTTTTATGAAAATTCCAAGTAATTCCATTGTGTTTGCTAGCTTCCTGCTCCTGAGTTGCACTTTGCTAATGCAGCCAAGGCAAAATTATATTAACAGTGAATAATtatagtgtaaaaataattttaaaatatattttttacatttttcatataaaataatgattataatGAGCTAACATGGCAAAGTACAGACTCTCATGGGTACTGCAGCAGCTTGTATCATTTGAATTGGGTGTTTGGTGGAATTACACCTAAAATTTGGCACCCTTAGAAACAGTatcattcatcatcatcatcagtatTCTTTCACTTGTTTATAGTAGAAATGGGAACTTGAGTTCAAAAAAAGGGAACAACCAAAAGTATAAATCTTCAAATGGCCCTGTTTTATCACCCAAATCCTTAAATCAAATTTGTCTGCTAATCTCTGCCACCCCCACTATACTTACAACTTCTTAAGGAAACTTGGAGACTCACCAATAAGATTAGGTGACTCGATTACTGCCTGCAACTGCTCAACCAACACTCCAAATGCCTTTGTGTCCTCAGTGAGGGGGGCTGCATGAGATTCTAACCAGGAAACAGGAAAGACTGACTGGCTTTTACTGGGATATCAACGTAAGCGGGACCACAAggattttcagggttttttgggATGACTCAGCAAGTCTGCATGAGCCGGACACTCATTTTCCTGCCGAGCTTCCTGTtatgccttttctttttttgttgttttgtggcGCCAAAGTTGACTTCCTACTTTTGACCACAGGTGGAATGGCGGTTGACGGCGTTCAACTGCAGAGACGTTTGCAAAGCCGCCGTAGTACAATTAACTGTCTGTCTCAGAGCGGAAATGACAAAAAGACCTTCCCGTTTTCTCAGCAGAATGCCGTCAAGGCGTGGAACTCTCTGGAGAGCTTGGATGCTCCCGATTGCCCGCCAGGTGAAGAAAAGCCCACCCAGGAACACATCAAGGTTAATATCGGCGGCAAAGTtttccacatccccaaaaagtgTGTCTTGAAATATCCTCACACCCGCATCGGCTCCCTAGTGGCCAGCACAGATAAGGCAGGACTCGTCAGTCTCTGCGATGACTACTCTGTTAAAAAGAATGAGTTCTTCTTTGACCGTGACCCAGCTTTTTTCCATCATGTCTGCCATTTCTATGCCAGCGGAGAGCTGTGGGTAATCAGGGAAATGTGCCCAATCAACTTTGAGGAAGAGATTGCATACTGGGGCTTGAGTCTGAAGGACGCCAGGCGCTGTTGCTGTATGGCGTTTGAGGAGAAGGTGGATGAAATAAAAGACAACCTGCAGGTGGATAGGGAGCTCATGGCCGAGATCGAAGTCAAATATGACGACGAGGTGTTCAGGAGAATGCCGTTGGGAGAGATTCGGAAATATCTGTGGGACATTGTGGAGAATCCGTACGCTTCCATGTGGGCCAAAACCTTTAGCGTGGTCTCCAACCTCTTTGTTCTCCTTTCCATCGTGGCCTTGTCCCTCAACACAGTGAAAGAGCTTCAAAACTATCGTGTCTGGGGTAAAACCTACATGGAGTGGGTGGAGATTGTTACCATTGTGTTCTTTGCGTTGGAGTATTTCATTCGCCTTGGCGCCACGCCCAATCTCAAACTATTTTTAACCAGTGGGCTCAACTTTGTTGACATGGTGGCGGTTATGCCTTACTTTGCCCAGATCATCTTGGAAGCCGCCTTTGGCGCAGAGGATGGCGATACACCCGGTGACCTTAAAACCCTGGCCAGCTTCAGCCAGTTAAGTCACGTCCTAAAAGTGGTGAAACTGCTGAGGATATTTCGCATTTTGAAGCTGGCTCGTCACTCTACCGGCATGAGGGCCTTTGGGTTCACCCTACGCCAATGTTACCAACAAGCCTCTTGCATATTACTCTTTATCGCCATGGGGATATTCACTTTCTCCGCTCTTCTGCATTCTGCCGAGAGGGAAACGGAGGGTTCTCCTATTAGCAGTATTCCATACGCCTGGTGGTGGGCCGCAGTGAGTATAGATGTACTGCAAGTATGCATTACTTCTCATTCTAATTCCGCCTTTTATGAGTTCATCTGATGAAGATAACCATTTGACACATTTAACTACATCATAGAGCAGCACAATTACTATTTTAGTAAGAATTGTACTGTAGTTCACTGCGTTACCGTCCTAACTAGTCTGACTAAACCACTTATATTTACCGCTGTTTTGGAATAGATGTTTTCACTTAAGTATACTAGTTGGATTGACCAACCCATCATAATGCATCTTACCTATACGTCTGTAGAAACAGGTGAAAAATGTCACCAGCAATGGcaaacaatggcaaaaaaaatcttttatacTCGTTTGTTTTCGCAGTGTGAATGGCTACACAAAAATTTCGGAATGAACAAAAGTCTGTATTGGGCATCACGCTCTGCCTTCTGAATGTACTGTAAACTTAAAATGTGG contains:
- the LOC144196712 gene encoding potassium voltage-gated channel subfamily V member 2-like translates to MPFLFLLFCGAKVDFLLLTTGGMAVDGVQLQRRLQSRRSTINCLSQSGNDKKTFPFSQQNAVKAWNSLESLDAPDCPPGEEKPTQEHIKVNIGGKVFHIPKKCVLKYPHTRIGSLVASTDKAGLVSLCDDYSVKKNEFFFDRDPAFFHHVCHFYASGELWVIREMCPINFEEEIAYWGLSLKDARRCCCMAFEEKVDEIKDNLQVDRELMAEIEVKYDDEVFRRMPLGEIRKYLWDIVENPYASMWAKTFSVVSNLFVLLSIVALSLNTVKELQNYRVWGKTYMEWVEIVTIVFFALEYFIRLGATPNLKLFLTSGLNFVDMVAVMPYFAQIILEAAFGAEDGDTPGDLKTLASFSQLSHVLKVVKLLRIFRILKLARHSTGMRAFGFTLRQCYQQASCILLFIAMGIFTFSALLHSAERETEGSPISSIPYAWWWAAVSISTVGYGDVVPVTILGRIVAFGCISFGIILNGMPISFLFNKFSDYYEKLKAQEYNTISVRRRLQLRRRLRNRIGKCFAPVEDENSRSRAYSVKESHIYGSLVV